The following is a genomic window from Nitrospirota bacterium.
GGATAAAGCCCTTAACCTGGGCGCCAAGCTTGCCCCTGAAGCCCGAGGTGTCAAAGAGCGTTATCTCGCCAATACCGCATCTGCCGACGCTTAAGGCATCCCAGTATGCTTCTCTGCCGATGGCGATAGAGGAAACAATTCCTATGCCGGTGATGACCGGGGTCCTCACCTGAGAGATCTTTCCCTCACAACGACTCCCTTGTCCGGCAGAAAAATAAAACTGTTCTCCTGAATTTCAGGGTTTAGTTTGACATCTCTGAATGTGATCGTCGTGGGTTCGTTGTTCTGATCATACAGTTTCGCCATGCGCGGAAATGGTGACTCATCAGAGACCTCCATCTCTATCTGACTGATCGGGCCTTTCACCTTCGGCGAGAATCTGAGAAAGGTGATTGTCTTTTCTTTCCTTGCAGTGATCGTATAATCGCGGGACATGCTCAGCACATCAAACTGCATGAGCGATCCATACTGGCTCAGGCCGGTCAATTTATCTGCCTCCTTGAGGTCAGGATAATAGATCCAGATATCCTTTCCGTTGAAGATGACCTGCAGATTAACGCTCCCCCGATATTCCCACCTGATCCTGTCAGGCTGCTTATAGAGGAAGCGGCCGTCGGTCCTGATCGGCTTTGTGAGGAGCCGGGTTTTTTTCTCCTGTATAAAGTTAGCGCTCACGGTCCTTATCTTTGCCTGCTTTGCCTTGAGATCGTCAAGGATGTCGGCAGAGGATAGTGAAGTGAAGACAAGGATGAAGAGCGAAACGAAGAAAAGTCTCTTCATCCTTCCATCCTTCCCCATTTGCCGCAGGTATCGCCCCAGCGGGCAATCACTGCATCGCAGTCATTAATCTGCATCACGCCGCAGGCATTCGGGCAGTCAGCGCAGTAGAAGCTCGAGGTCGAAAGCTGCTTCTCTGAGAGTGACCAGCCCCTGAACTTTGTCTGTTTTGTATTTCTGCTCAGGAGGGCTGCGCCGATAGCGCCCATGATCGGATAATAGTGAGGCACGATAAACTCTTTTCCGAGTTCGCGCTCAAAAGAAGCCTTTATGCCCGGGTTTGCCGCAACCCCGCCCTGGAAGATGACCGGATCGCGGATCTCCTTGCCGCGGGACAGGTTGTTCAGATAGTTCCTGACCAGTGCATCGCAGAGGCCTGCAACAATGTCTTCCAGGTTGTGTCCCATCTGTTGTTTATGGATCATGTCGGATTCTGCAAAGACCGTGCACCTTCCTGCGATCCTGGCAGGGGAAGAGGCTGCGAGGGCATAATTGCCGAGTTCTTCGATCGCCATGCCGAGGCGTGTTGCCTGATGTTCGAGGAATGAGCCGGTGCCTGCAGCACAGACCGTGTTCATCGAGAAATCGACCACAACGCCGTTTCTGATCAGGATCAGTTTTGAATCCTGCCCGCCGATCTCGACAATGGTCCTTACATTTGGAATGAGATGGATCGCAGAAACTGCGTGGGCAGTGATCTCATTTTTTACCTGGTCAGCACCGACAATATAGTCAGCCAGTTTCCTTCCGCTTCCTGTTGTGCCTACACCACGTATCTCAATATCGCCCTTATCCTTTCTCAAGACAGAGAAGGCTGACTGTATGGCCTTAATGGGCTGGCCCAAGGTCTTGTTATATGAATTCCAGAGGACATTGCCATGCCGGTCGATCAGCACGACCTTTGTGGTAACAGAGCCTACATCAATGCCGAGATACGCTTCCATCTCTTCTCCTTTCGAGCAGGTCAACAAACGCTTCAAGTCTTGTTATTATATTCGCCTCGGATACATGCTCGTCAAATGTCATTGAGAGCACAGGATACTCCTTGTCCCTGCTTATCCGGTTGATGACTGCTGACGCAACAAGCTCAGGCATGCAGGTAAACGGCATGATATGAAGCACGCCGTCAACGCCTTTTTTCTGAAAGAGGATGGTCTTACCGACTGTTTCTATGCTCTCGCCGCCTGAGGGAAAATTAAGATATCCCCTGGCCAGTTTTGTGGCATACTTTGTCTGGTTCCTCCTGAACGGCTTATATCTAAACCGGTCATTGAGCCAGTCGCTCAGCCAGACCCCCCGCTTCACCTCGACCCGCAGTTCACCCAATTTCTTTTCGATCTCAAGGTTGGCAAACGGCTCGATCACCACAAATATCTCACCCAACACGCCGATGGTTACGGGCTTGAAACTCCTGTCGATCTTAATGGCATAATACATCTTTTTGACTTGGGGCATGGTCCTGAAGAGCTTTGTGTACGAGTCTGCCAGGTCTATCATCTCAATGGCCTGTTTCAGCACCAGGTCTGTCTCTCCCCTGTTAACTTCGCGCGGCTTGTAATAGTGATACAGGGCTGTTGCTCTGTCCAGAGCTGCCATGCGCATCAAAATGAGGAAGAAGACGCTGTACCCGTCATATTTATTCTTGATCTGGCTGATGTCCCGGATCGTATCGATCATATCTGAGAGCCGGTCAGGATTGTCTGTTGTGGACATGGTGAATTTGTAACCTTGTTCCCTCAGGATCTGTTCCTATATGATGCCGTAGTATCCGAAGCGGCAGGGGCCGTACCCGCCCGGCATGAGGATCGCGTCTGCCCCATTGTCGAGCGCCTCCATCATGTTGCCGAGGTTGATCTTGAACGGCAGGCAGGCGAACTCCGGTGAATATTTGACGCCGAGGTTAAGGGTCCTGATCGTGGCCTTTGGCGGGGGCTGCATGTCAACGCCGTGCTGCCTCAACACCCGCGTGTATGCAACAGAAAGAAGACCCATATGCGGGACCGTGAGCTTCATGCGGTCACCTTTGCGATCATGTCTATGAATGCCTCGATCCTTGTCTGGATGCCGACGTCTGATGCGTGTTCATCAATACTGAGCGTCATATACGGCTTGTTTCTCTGGTTCAGTCTCTTTCTGATAAGGTCGCCGGTGAACGAGTCAGGGCCGCAGGTAGAACTGCAGACATTGATTACGCCGTCTATGCGGTCATCCTTGAATAAGAGATGGGCAGCGGTCACCACTTCCTTGCCCATGTCCCAGTACACCCACTTTGGGATCACTGCCATGGCCTCGCGGATATCCGGTTCTTCAGGTTTGATATAAATGGGGTTTGCATTAAGATCTCTGATGTAGTTAAAGAGGTTCTTCGAAAGATGGCGGTCAAAAAGCAGATAAGGCCTGCCGACGATACCGATATTCATCTTCCGGTGAGATGACAGGATGCCCACACCCTCAGAAAGCAGACGATCAGACAGCCTGCTTTGTTCTCCC
Proteins encoded in this region:
- a CDS encoding 2-hydroxyglutaryl-CoA dehydratase; amino-acid sequence: MEAYLGIDVGSVTTKVVLIDRHGNVLWNSYNKTLGQPIKAIQSAFSVLRKDKGDIEIRGVGTTGSGRKLADYIVGADQVKNEITAHAVSAIHLIPNVRTIVEIGGQDSKLILIRNGVVVDFSMNTVCAAGTGSFLEHQATRLGMAIEELGNYALAASSPARIAGRCTVFAESDMIHKQQMGHNLEDIVAGLCDALVRNYLNNLSRGKEIRDPVIFQGGVAANPGIKASFERELGKEFIVPHYYPIMGAIGAALLSRNTKQTKFRGWSLSEKQLSTSSFYCADCPNACGVMQINDCDAVIARWGDTCGKWGRMEG
- a CDS encoding outer membrane lipoprotein carrier protein LolA, whose translation is MKRLFFVSLFILVFTSLSSADILDDLKAKQAKIRTVSANFIQEKKTRLLTKPIRTDGRFLYKQPDRIRWEYRGSVNLQVIFNGKDIWIYYPDLKEADKLTGLSQYGSLMQFDVLSMSRDYTITARKEKTITFLRFSPKVKGPISQIEMEVSDESPFPRMAKLYDQNNEPTTITFRDVKLNPEIQENSFIFLPDKGVVVRERSLR
- a CDS encoding 2-hydroxyacyl-CoA dehydratase — encoded protein: MCPKMIGLPYVVRACFTNLPGIIAPMFHVKQFGDQAVGEFTKSIAKAIFRPHAAVNALFQKHMNSGVEIPGEQSRLSDRLLSEGVGILSSHRKMNIGIVGRPYLLFDRHLSKNLFNYIRDLNANPIYIKPEEPDIREAMAVIPKWVYWDMGKEVVTAAHLLFKDDRIDGVINVCSSTCGPDSFTGDLIRKRLNQRNKPYMTLSIDEHASDVGIQTRIEAFIDMIAKVTA